In a single window of the Saccharothrix australiensis genome:
- a CDS encoding helix-turn-helix domain-containing protein, translating into MASMNHMPGNAYTSVRSRTVANALRLYREQHQLSCEDVASMLGVSASKISRMETGKSGLQIDDVASLLGFYKVPAPRRKELLDLMRKGEEMGWWERQAGLPKLWRALIDFENKALRIHNYELLMVPGLLQTAEYTRALVKAIDPTVSDYELDTLVSARMARQTLLSRSNAPQYLAVIHEAALRIQVGDQAVMRRQLRQLQDAAERPNVTVVVVPMDAGPHVGLRGSFMILEFRHEPAIVHVENQVTGLFLEDPADLEGYRLALRNILGVGLAPGATADLLAALIKE; encoded by the coding sequence ATGGCCAGCATGAACCACATGCCAGGTAACGCCTACACCTCCGTGCGGTCCCGCACGGTCGCCAACGCGCTCCGACTATACCGCGAGCAACACCAGTTGAGCTGCGAGGACGTGGCCTCGATGCTCGGCGTGTCGGCCAGCAAGATCAGCCGCATGGAGACCGGCAAGAGCGGCCTCCAGATCGACGACGTGGCCTCCCTGCTCGGCTTCTACAAGGTGCCCGCGCCACGCCGGAAAGAACTGCTGGACCTCATGCGCAAGGGCGAGGAGATGGGGTGGTGGGAACGCCAGGCGGGGCTGCCGAAACTCTGGCGCGCGCTCATCGACTTCGAGAACAAAGCGTTGCGCATACACAACTACGAACTGCTGATGGTGCCGGGCCTGCTCCAGACCGCCGAGTACACCCGTGCCCTGGTGAAGGCCATCGACCCGACCGTGTCCGACTACGAGCTGGACACCTTGGTCTCCGCGCGGATGGCGCGGCAGACCTTGTTGTCCCGGAGCAACGCCCCGCAGTACCTGGCGGTGATCCACGAGGCGGCGCTCCGCATCCAGGTCGGTGATCAAGCGGTGATGCGCCGCCAACTCCGGCAGCTCCAGGACGCCGCCGAGCGCCCGAACGTCACGGTGGTCGTCGTGCCGATGGACGCGGGACCACACGTCGGGTTGCGGGGTTCGTTCATGATCCTGGAGTTCCGCCACGAGCCGGCGATAGTGCACGTCGAGAACCAGGTGACCGGCCTGTTCCTCGAAGACCCCGCCGACTTGGAGGGTTACCGCCTTGCTCTCCGCAATATTCTCGGAGTCGGCCTTGCACCGGGTGCAACGGCCGACCTGCTCGCCGCACTGATCAAGGAGTGA
- a CDS encoding DUF397 domain-containing protein, translating to MDLTTARWRKSTRSSNTSNCVELARTAQAAAIRDSKNPTGPTLTLTTKALTSFLTALKQH from the coding sequence GTGGACCTCACGACCGCCCGCTGGCGCAAGAGCACCCGTAGCAGCAACACGTCGAACTGCGTCGAACTCGCCCGCACCGCACAGGCCGCCGCCATCCGCGACTCCAAGAACCCCACCGGCCCCACCCTCACCCTCACCACCAAGGCACTGACCAGCTTCCTCACCGCCCTCAAGCAGCACTGA
- a CDS encoding DUF397 domain-containing protein has protein sequence MTVDPTTTRWRKSSRSTNTSNCVELARTEEAAAIRDSKNPGGPMLVLTTNGLTAFLAGLKQH, from the coding sequence GTGACCGTGGACCCCACCACCACCCGCTGGCGCAAGAGCAGCCGCAGCACCAACACGTCGAACTGCGTCGAACTCGCCCGCACCGAGGAGGCCGCGGCCATCCGCGACTCCAAGAACCCGGGCGGTCCCATGCTCGTCCTCACCACCAACGGCCTGACCGCCTTCCTCGCCGGTCTCAAGCAGCACTGA
- a CDS encoding DUF397 domain-containing protein yields MDPTTTRWRKSSRSGTASNCVELARTAQAAAIRDSKNPTGPTLTLTTKALTSFLATLK; encoded by the coding sequence GTGGACCCCACCACCACCCGCTGGCGCAAGAGCAGCCGCAGCGGCACCGCGTCCAACTGCGTCGAACTCGCCCGCACCGCACAAGCCGCCGCCATCCGCGACTCCAAGAACCCCACCGGCCCCACCCTCACCCTCACCACCAAGGCACTGACCAGCTTCCTCGCCACCCTGAAGTAG
- a CDS encoding ATP-binding protein gives MDSAEVELRLEARPAYLSTVRAVAGALARSTPELAIDLVIAVDEACTTLIAKAARHAELACRFVRDGDSVRFLAQVASSAVTVPDHHSLYWRVVSSVTDTVATWVDRDGLLHVELRCRA, from the coding sequence ATGGACAGCGCGGAAGTGGAACTCAGGCTGGAGGCGCGGCCGGCGTACCTGTCCACCGTCCGAGCGGTCGCCGGGGCGCTGGCCAGGTCCACTCCCGAGCTCGCCATCGACTTGGTCATCGCGGTGGACGAGGCGTGCACGACCCTGATCGCCAAGGCGGCCCGGCACGCCGAACTGGCCTGCCGGTTCGTCCGGGACGGTGATTCGGTGCGGTTCCTCGCACAGGTCGCCTCCTCGGCCGTGACCGTCCCCGACCACCACTCGTTGTACTGGCGGGTCGTCAGCTCGGTGACCGACACCGTGGCCACCTGGGTGGACCGGGACGGCCTGCTGCACGTCGAGCTGAGGTGCCGGGCATGA
- a CDS encoding SigB/SigF/SigG family RNA polymerase sigma factor: MNAVDYQPLFVELAATQRDGSRYAQLRDHLVTEHLPLARHIADRFAERGENVEDLRQVAALGLIHAVDRFDAARGIEFLAFAVPTITGEVRRYLRDQGWALRVPRRLKELCVAIDGARVELARRTGRSPKPTEVARHLGIGLDEVYEGLHATSAHHLLSLDELAGGGELDNADGLVCDDPALEVVELQHALDPMLRGLPRRERRIVVLRFFRNMTQSQIADSVGVSQMHVSRLLSRSLARLRSLLDDE; this comes from the coding sequence ATGAACGCGGTCGACTACCAGCCGCTGTTCGTGGAACTGGCGGCGACCCAGCGGGACGGCTCGCGCTACGCGCAGCTGCGCGACCACCTGGTGACCGAGCACCTGCCGCTGGCCAGGCACATCGCCGACCGGTTCGCCGAACGCGGCGAGAACGTCGAGGACCTGCGGCAGGTCGCCGCGCTGGGGCTGATCCACGCCGTGGACCGGTTCGACGCGGCACGCGGCATCGAGTTCCTCGCCTTCGCGGTGCCCACCATCACCGGCGAGGTCCGCCGCTACCTGCGCGACCAGGGCTGGGCGCTGCGGGTGCCGCGCCGGCTCAAGGAGCTGTGCGTCGCCATCGACGGCGCGCGCGTGGAGCTGGCCCGCCGCACCGGCCGCTCGCCCAAGCCGACCGAGGTCGCCCGGCACCTGGGCATCGGGCTGGACGAGGTGTACGAGGGGCTGCACGCCACGTCCGCGCACCACCTGCTGTCGCTGGACGAGCTGGCCGGCGGCGGCGAACTCGACAACGCCGACGGGCTGGTGTGCGACGACCCGGCGCTGGAGGTGGTCGAGTTGCAGCACGCGCTGGACCCGATGCTGCGCGGCCTGCCCCGGCGGGAGCGGCGGATCGTCGTCCTGCGGTTCTTCCGGAACATGACGCAGAGCCAGATCGCCGACTCGGTCGGCGTGTCCCAGATGCACGTGTCGAGGCTGCTGAGCCGTTCGCTGGCCCGCCTGCGCAGCCTGCTCGACGACGAGTGA
- a CDS encoding DNA topoisomerase IB gives MRLRRSDPSGPGWRRRRRGRGFGYTDADGATPDAEELARIKSLAIPPAWRDVWVCPHANGHLQAVGTDSAGRRQYLYHDRWRRERDEEKHDRVLELAPALPGFREEVARALRARGRRHERVVAAALAMLDRGVFRVGGESYAEDNGTHGVATLLCSHVRVRGSTVEFDYPAKGGIRFKTSVADADLARAVKSLLRDRSGDERLLVDRSGRGVTAEDVNERFKELVGDEYTVKDLRTWHATVLAAVAFASSDRPSSKRGRKSVEAAVMREVSENLGNTPAVARKSYVDPRVVALYHKGVVLQDTDGDRETVEKSVVELLRG, from the coding sequence ATGAGATTGCGGCGCAGCGACCCGAGCGGTCCCGGCTGGCGGAGACGCCGCCGCGGCCGGGGCTTCGGCTACACCGACGCGGACGGCGCGACACCGGACGCGGAGGAACTGGCCCGCATCAAGTCGCTCGCGATCCCGCCCGCCTGGCGGGACGTGTGGGTGTGCCCGCACGCGAACGGCCACCTCCAGGCCGTGGGCACCGACTCCGCCGGCCGACGGCAGTACCTCTACCACGACCGGTGGCGGCGGGAGCGGGACGAGGAGAAGCACGACCGCGTCCTCGAACTCGCGCCCGCGCTGCCGGGGTTCCGGGAGGAGGTGGCGCGGGCCCTGCGCGCTCGCGGCAGGCGGCACGAGCGGGTGGTGGCGGCGGCGCTGGCCATGCTGGACCGCGGCGTGTTCCGGGTGGGCGGCGAGTCGTACGCGGAGGACAACGGCACGCACGGCGTCGCGACGCTGCTGTGCTCGCACGTCCGCGTGCGCGGGTCCACCGTGGAGTTCGACTACCCGGCCAAGGGCGGCATCCGGTTCAAGACCAGCGTGGCCGACGCCGACCTGGCGCGGGCGGTGAAGTCGTTGCTGCGCGACCGTTCCGGCGACGAGCGCCTGCTGGTGGACCGCTCCGGGCGGGGCGTGACGGCCGAGGACGTGAACGAGCGGTTCAAGGAACTCGTCGGCGACGAGTACACGGTCAAGGACCTGCGGACGTGGCACGCGACCGTGCTGGCCGCCGTGGCGTTCGCGAGCAGCGACCGGCCGTCGTCGAAGCGGGGGCGCAAGAGCGTGGAGGCGGCCGTGATGCGCGAGGTGTCGGAGAACCTGGGCAACACGCCCGCCGTGGCGCGCAAGTCCTATGTGGACCCGCGGGTGGTCGCCCTGTACCACAAGGGCGTCGTGCTCCAGGACACCGACGGGGACCGCGAGACGGTGGAGAAGTCGGTCGTGGAGCTGCTGCGGGGCTGA
- a CDS encoding carboxylate-amine ligase yields MTQPWTVGVEQEFLLVDPETRLPVPRAEEVARHAGDGLDVQRELTPFQIEVATPVCRTSAELADQVLLGRTQLAEAAREAGCRLLAAGVPPVGTAGPPPGTDERRYRLMEYSHRKLLGGQGVCGMHVHVGVPDRRTAVRVSNALRPWLPTLLALSANSPVEQGSDTGYASWRSMVWSRWPVGGPPPHLDSPEHYDDLVRTLVRTEVVLDSKMVYWDVRPSSHVPTVEVRVADVPQTAREAVVVAELVRAFARTAGTSARDPGRVDDVLLRAAYWRAARDGVDGLAVDPRTGRLVSALDLAAELVARCADALRDADALSTVEGHLAWLRVNGSGAARQRRALDASADPCDVVDLVLGETVADGRAGLPWTSHRTGGAR; encoded by the coding sequence ATGACGCAGCCGTGGACCGTCGGGGTGGAACAGGAGTTCCTCCTCGTCGACCCCGAGACGCGCCTCCCCGTGCCGAGGGCCGAGGAGGTGGCGCGGCACGCCGGCGACGGGCTCGACGTGCAGCGCGAGTTGACGCCGTTCCAGATCGAGGTCGCGACGCCGGTCTGCCGCACGTCCGCCGAGCTGGCCGACCAGGTCCTGCTCGGCCGCACCCAGCTGGCCGAGGCGGCGCGGGAAGCCGGGTGCCGGCTGCTCGCGGCGGGCGTGCCGCCGGTCGGCACGGCCGGGCCGCCGCCGGGCACCGACGAGCGCCGCTACCGGCTCATGGAGTACTCCCACCGCAAGCTGCTCGGCGGGCAGGGCGTGTGCGGGATGCACGTCCACGTCGGGGTGCCCGACCGGCGCACCGCCGTCCGCGTGTCGAACGCGCTGCGGCCGTGGCTGCCGACGCTGCTCGCGCTCAGCGCGAACTCGCCGGTGGAGCAGGGCAGCGACACCGGGTACGCGAGCTGGCGCTCGATGGTCTGGTCGCGCTGGCCGGTCGGCGGGCCGCCGCCGCACCTGGACTCCCCCGAGCACTACGACGACCTCGTGCGGACCCTCGTGCGGACCGAGGTGGTGCTGGACTCCAAGATGGTCTACTGGGACGTGCGGCCTTCGTCACACGTGCCGACCGTGGAGGTGCGGGTCGCGGACGTGCCGCAGACCGCGCGCGAGGCCGTCGTCGTCGCCGAGCTGGTCCGGGCGTTCGCCCGCACCGCGGGCACCTCCGCGCGGGACCCCGGACGGGTGGACGACGTGCTGCTGCGCGCCGCGTACTGGCGTGCCGCGCGGGACGGCGTCGACGGGCTCGCGGTCGACCCGCGCACGGGACGGCTGGTCTCGGCGCTGGACCTGGCCGCCGAGCTGGTCGCGCGGTGCGCGGACGCGCTCCGCGACGCCGACGCGCTGTCCACTGTGGAGGGTCACTTGGCGTGGCTGCGCGTCAACGGCAGCGGCGCGGCGCGGCAGCGCCGGGCGCTGGACGCGTCGGCCGACCCGTGTGACGTGGTCGACCTGGTCCTGGGTGAGACCGTCGCCGACGGCCGCGCCGGACTACCGTGGACGTCGCACCGCACCGGCGGTGCGCGATGA
- a CDS encoding STAS domain-containing protein, translating into MPEPAATLASVRVDEPADGVVVLHVSGELDTSSADELARPLKSTLTEGLRAVVVDLLQVRFLGSAGLEALVTGSKRAQELGVPLLLVASGRAVLRPIQATGLTAVFTIVETVDEALVKV; encoded by the coding sequence GTGCCAGAACCCGCGGCGACGCTCGCGTCCGTTCGGGTCGACGAGCCGGCGGACGGTGTGGTGGTGCTGCACGTGTCGGGCGAGTTGGACACGAGCAGCGCGGACGAACTCGCCAGACCGCTGAAGAGCACGTTGACCGAGGGCTTGCGGGCCGTGGTGGTGGACCTGCTCCAGGTCCGCTTCCTCGGGTCGGCGGGCTTGGAGGCGCTCGTCACGGGCAGCAAGCGCGCGCAGGAGCTCGGCGTCCCCCTGCTGCTGGTGGCGTCCGGGCGCGCGGTGCTGCGCCCGATCCAGGCGACCGGGCTGACGGCGGTGTTCACCATCGTGGAGACCGTGGACGAGGCCCTGGTGAAGGTCTGA
- a CDS encoding nucleoside deaminase has product MLAVAVAEARAGLAEGGIPIGAALFAVDGTLLGRGRNRRVQDGDASAHAETAAFRAAGRRRTYRDTVMVTTLSPCWYCSGLVRQFGIPRVVIGEARTFHGGHDWLAEHGVDITLLDDPVCAGLMRDFTAARPELWSEDIGRD; this is encoded by the coding sequence ATGCTCGCCGTCGCGGTGGCCGAGGCCCGCGCCGGCCTGGCCGAGGGCGGCATCCCGATCGGGGCCGCGCTGTTCGCCGTCGACGGCACGCTGCTCGGCCGGGGCCGCAACCGCCGCGTGCAGGACGGCGACGCCTCCGCGCACGCCGAGACCGCCGCCTTCCGCGCCGCCGGCCGCCGCCGCACCTACCGGGACACGGTGATGGTCACCACGCTGTCGCCCTGCTGGTACTGCAGCGGCCTGGTCCGCCAGTTCGGCATACCGCGCGTGGTGATCGGCGAGGCGCGCACGTTCCACGGCGGCCACGACTGGCTGGCCGAGCACGGCGTCGACATCACCCTGCTGGACGACCCGGTGTGCGCCGGGCTGATGCGCGACTTCACCGCCGCCCGGCCCGAGCTGTGGTCCGAGGACATCGGCCGGGACTGA